The Candidatus Equadaptatus faecalis genome contains a region encoding:
- a CDS encoding AbrB/MazE/SpoVT family DNA-binding domain-containing protein has product MTAQVLTVSSKGQIALPVSMRRVLSIDTGDKLVAYVAGDVIMLKTLKLPTEEEFNLSLKKAQKWAKQAGYVESDVNELVKDVRRKKRA; this is encoded by the coding sequence ATGACTGCACAGGTTTTGACAGTTTCCTCCAAAGGACAGATTGCGCTTCCTGTTTCCATGAGGCGTGTTCTGTCGATAGATACAGGGGACAAACTGGTTGCTTACGTTGCAGGTGACGTCATCATGCTTAAAACGCTGAAACTTCCGACGGAAGAAGAATTTAACCTTTCCCTGAAAAAAGCTCAGAAATGGGCGAAACAGGCAGGATATGTTGAAAGCGACGTCAATGAGCTTGTAAAGGACGTGCGCAGGAAAAAAAGAGCATGA
- a CDS encoding putative toxin-antitoxin system toxin component, PIN family — protein MEFVVPVSKVEICRDPDDDKFLACALDAGAYYVVSGDADLLVIENFENIEIITAKDFCERFLDK, from the coding sequence ATGGAGTTTGTAGTACCCGTTTCCAAAGTAGAGATATGCAGGGATCCTGACGACGACAAATTTCTGGCATGTGCGCTTGACGCGGGGGCTTACTACGTTGTAAGCGGCGACGCGGATCTTCTCGTAATAGAAAATTTTGAAAATATAGAGATCATCACGGCAAAAGATTTTTGCGAAAG